A portion of the Thermoanaerobaculum aquaticum genome contains these proteins:
- the rimO gene encoding 30S ribosomal protein S12 methylthiotransferase RimO — translation MAGRSRPLKVGVVSLGCAKNLVDSEVMLGFLVQQGAQLTPNAEEADVVIVNTCGFVEDAKRESIETILEMAQLKETGQLKRLVVAGCMVQRYAQELAAEIPEIDAFVGLDELERAPEAVFGKLSREHLPDQVASMRLYDHRVPRLLATGGVYAYLKVAEGCNNPCAFCHIPRMRGAFRSRPVDSLVAEAQALERSGVRELILIAQDTTRYGEDLGLGRLGLRQLLKRLLSETDFPWIRVLYAYPATLDEGIFQLMAENPRLVPYLDIPLQHASRKVLKLMKRGGDGESYRNLIAHARQVVPGLAVRTTFIVGFPGEGEEEFAELCRFVEEVGFDHLGVFAYSFQEENPGAHLGDPIPQEVKEARRDKLLSLQRRLSRRRLRAFVGREATVLVDGPSPEHPWVMQGRLATQAPEVDGVVVLSGGPAAPGDFVRVRITSSADYDLVGEVLEVVEGRAQKPSPRLPVVAR, via the coding sequence ATGGCGGGGAGGAGCCGTCCGCTGAAAGTAGGGGTTGTTTCCCTGGGCTGCGCCAAGAATTTGGTGGACAGCGAGGTTATGCTCGGGTTTCTGGTGCAGCAGGGTGCCCAACTCACCCCCAACGCCGAAGAAGCCGATGTGGTCATTGTGAACACCTGCGGGTTTGTGGAGGATGCCAAGCGGGAGTCCATCGAAACCATCCTGGAGATGGCTCAGCTCAAGGAAACAGGACAGCTCAAGCGGCTGGTGGTGGCGGGCTGCATGGTGCAGCGGTACGCCCAGGAGCTGGCGGCGGAAATTCCGGAAATTGACGCCTTTGTGGGCTTGGACGAGCTGGAAAGAGCGCCAGAAGCGGTGTTTGGCAAGCTTTCCCGGGAGCACCTTCCCGATCAGGTGGCCTCCATGCGGCTTTACGACCACCGCGTTCCCAGACTTTTGGCCACCGGCGGGGTGTATGCCTACCTGAAGGTTGCCGAGGGCTGCAACAACCCCTGTGCTTTTTGCCACATTCCCCGGATGCGCGGGGCTTTCCGCTCCCGTCCGGTGGATTCGCTGGTGGCGGAAGCCCAGGCACTGGAGCGCAGCGGTGTGCGGGAGCTCATCCTCATCGCCCAGGACACCACCCGCTACGGTGAGGATTTGGGTTTGGGGCGCCTGGGGTTGCGCCAGCTCCTCAAGCGTTTGCTTTCGGAAACCGATTTCCCCTGGATTCGGGTCCTTTACGCCTACCCGGCCACCTTGGACGAGGGGATCTTCCAGCTCATGGCGGAAAACCCCCGGCTTGTGCCGTACCTGGACATTCCCCTCCAGCACGCCTCCCGCAAGGTGCTCAAGCTCATGAAGCGAGGGGGGGATGGGGAAAGCTACCGGAACCTCATTGCCCACGCCCGGCAGGTGGTGCCGGGCCTGGCGGTGCGCACCACGTTCATCGTGGGCTTCCCCGGGGAAGGGGAGGAGGAGTTCGCCGAGCTTTGTCGCTTTGTGGAGGAAGTGGGCTTCGACCATTTGGGGGTCTTTGCCTACTCCTTCCAGGAGGAAAACCCCGGAGCCCATTTGGGAGACCCCATCCCGCAGGAGGTCAAAGAAGCCCGGAGAGATAAGCTCCTTTCCTTGCAGCGACGGCTTTCCCGTCGGCGGCTTCGGGCTTTTGTGGGGCGCGAGGCCACGGTGCTGGTGGACGGACCCTCCCCCGAGCACCCCTGGGTGATGCAGGGGCGGCTGGCCACCCAGGCGCCGGAAGTGGACGGCGTGGTGGTGCTTTCCGGCGGCCCGGCGGCCCCCGGCGATTTCGTGCGGGTGAGGATCACCTCCAGCGCCGATTACGACCTGGTGGGCGAGGTGCTGGAGGTGGTGGAGGGCAGAGCCCAAAAGCCGAGCCCCCGCCTGCCCGTGGTGGCCCGCTAG
- the metK gene encoding methionine adenosyltransferase: protein MNAHGIHVFTSESVTEGHPDKVCDQISDAVLDEVLKFDNAYEAEHPGEDPWKTRSRVACETFITVGLVIVGGEITTKAWVDVQDLVRQVIREIGYTDAKYGFNYSTCGILNAIGRQSPDIAQGVDQGGAGDQGLMVGYACDETPELMPTPIALAHALTKRLAEVRRKQILPYLGPDGKTQVTVEYREGRPYRLDTVVISCQHTEDILGPDGKHITEEARQEIIEKVGRAVLPKELLDVEKPTLFYVNPTGKFVVGGPQSDTGMTGRKIIVDTYGGWAPHGGGAFSGKDPTKVDRSATYMARHIAKNIVAAGLARQALVQLAYAIGICKPVSVMVDTFGSGVIPDEQLTKVVKEVFDLTPRGIIKELDLWRPIYRKTAAYGHFGRTEPEFTWESTHHVEDLKREAKRLA, encoded by the coding sequence ATGAACGCTCACGGGATTCACGTTTTCACCTCAGAGTCGGTGACCGAAGGTCACCCGGATAAGGTTTGTGATCAAATTTCCGACGCGGTTTTGGATGAGGTCTTAAAGTTCGACAACGCTTACGAAGCTGAGCATCCAGGGGAAGACCCATGGAAAACCCGCTCCCGGGTGGCCTGTGAGACCTTCATCACCGTGGGCTTGGTCATAGTCGGAGGGGAAATCACCACCAAGGCCTGGGTGGATGTGCAGGACCTGGTGCGGCAGGTGATTCGGGAAATTGGCTACACCGACGCCAAGTACGGTTTCAACTACTCAACTTGCGGCATCCTCAACGCCATTGGGCGTCAGTCTCCCGACATTGCCCAGGGGGTGGACCAGGGGGGCGCCGGGGACCAGGGCCTTATGGTGGGCTACGCCTGCGATGAAACCCCCGAGCTCATGCCCACCCCCATCGCCCTGGCCCATGCGCTCACCAAGAGGCTTGCGGAGGTGCGGCGCAAGCAAATCCTCCCGTACCTGGGGCCCGACGGCAAGACGCAGGTGACCGTGGAGTACCGGGAAGGGCGTCCCTACCGGCTGGACACCGTGGTGATTTCCTGCCAGCACACCGAGGACATCCTGGGTCCTGACGGTAAGCATATAACCGAGGAGGCAAGGCAGGAAATCATTGAAAAGGTGGGCCGGGCGGTGCTCCCCAAAGAGCTTTTAGATGTGGAAAAGCCCACCCTCTTTTACGTGAACCCCACGGGCAAGTTCGTGGTGGGCGGTCCTCAGTCCGACACCGGTATGACCGGGCGCAAGATCATCGTGGACACCTACGGAGGCTGGGCGCCCCACGGCGGTGGTGCGTTTTCGGGGAAGGACCCCACCAAGGTGGACCGTTCCGCCACCTACATGGCCCGCCACATCGCCAAGAACATCGTTGCTGCGGGTCTTGCCCGCCAGGCGCTGGTGCAGCTGGCTTACGCCATCGGAATTTGTAAGCCGGTGTCAGTCATGGTGGACACCTTCGGTAGTGGCGTGATTCCCGATGAGCAGCTGACCAAGGTCGTCAAGGAGGTTTTCGACCTTACCCCCCGCGGCATTATCAAAGAGCTGGACCTGTGGCGGCCCATTTACCGTAAGACCGCTGCGTACGGTCACTTCGGCCGCACGGAACCGGAGTTCACCTGGGAAAGCACGCACCACGTGGAGGATCTCAAAAGAGAAGCGAAGCGTTTGGCTTAG
- a CDS encoding cold-shock protein, with translation MAKGTVKWFNESKGFGFITQESGEDVFIHYSAIQGDGFRTLREGARVEFDVVRGPKGLQAANARVI, from the coding sequence ATGGCTAAAGGTACGGTGAAGTGGTTTAACGAGTCTAAGGGTTTTGGTTTCATCACCCAGGAAAGCGGCGAGGATGTGTTCATTCACTACTCGGCGATTCAGGGTGACGGGTTCCGCACGTTGCGCGAAGGCGCAAGGGTGGAGTTCGACGTGGTGCGCGGCCCCAAGGGGCTGCAGGCGGCAAACGCCCGCGTCATCTGA
- a CDS encoding respiratory chain complex I subunit 1 family protein gives MVTLTSLGRLLLVLLVAPLLLGLVGRVKAWMGRRRGAPLLQRYFDLAKLVRKGLVLSKTTTVFFFAGPAFSLSAVIAAFFLVPIAGEKAAIAFPGDFLLLAALLAVGRVATMLAAWDTGSSFEGMGASREGFISSLSEAPFFLSLLAMAVSTKATSLSAMTGGVSGELWSKQGSTLVLLAAVLFLLSLAENARVPFDDPTTHLELTMVHEVMVLDHSGPLLALVEAAVAVKMALFATLLVDLVVPWASLPGAWKAAVFAVGLLLVAVAVGVVESIMARLRLVRVPHLLAGGLVLALAALLLVRS, from the coding sequence GTGGTGACGCTGACCTCGCTGGGCAGGCTGTTGCTGGTGCTGCTGGTGGCCCCTTTGCTTTTGGGCTTGGTAGGCCGTGTGAAAGCGTGGATGGGTCGCCGCCGGGGAGCACCGCTTCTCCAACGTTACTTCGATTTGGCCAAGCTCGTGCGCAAGGGTTTGGTTCTCAGCAAAACCACCACGGTGTTTTTCTTTGCCGGACCTGCCTTTTCCCTGTCCGCGGTAATAGCAGCGTTTTTTCTCGTGCCCATTGCCGGCGAAAAAGCAGCCATCGCTTTCCCCGGGGATTTTTTGCTGCTTGCGGCCCTTTTGGCGGTGGGTCGGGTGGCCACCATGCTGGCCGCTTGGGACACCGGCTCCAGCTTCGAGGGCATGGGGGCAAGCCGCGAAGGGTTTATTTCCAGTTTGTCGGAGGCCCCGTTTTTCCTTTCGCTTTTGGCCATGGCGGTGAGCACCAAGGCAACATCGCTTTCCGCCATGACGGGTGGGGTTTCCGGAGAGCTCTGGTCCAAACAGGGAAGCACGTTGGTCTTGCTAGCCGCGGTGCTGTTTTTGCTTTCGCTTGCGGAAAACGCGCGGGTTCCCTTTGATGACCCCACCACCCATTTGGAGCTCACCATGGTGCACGAGGTGATGGTGCTGGACCACTCGGGACCCCTGCTGGCGCTGGTGGAAGCGGCAGTCGCGGTGAAGATGGCGCTTTTTGCCACGTTGCTGGTGGACCTCGTGGTTCCCTGGGCCAGCCTCCCCGGGGCTTGGAAAGCGGCTGTTTTTGCCGTGGGTTTGTTGCTGGTGGCTGTGGCCGTAGGCGTCGTTGAATCCATCATGGCCCGCCTGCGACTTGTTCGCGTGCCCCATCTTTTAGCCGGTGGCCTGGTGTTGGCTTTGGCGGCCTTGCTTCTGGTGAGGAGCTAG
- the asnS gene encoding asparagine--tRNA ligase produces the protein MQDAEIRQLPELVGQEVRVRGWLFNKRSSGKLQFLIVRDGTGFLQAVVFKPEVPQKVWEDAEKLGQESSLWVVGTVREDKRAPGGVELTVKELEIYQLCQDYPITPKEHGVAFLMDNRHLWLRSRRQHAIMRVRNELCFAIREFFYKRGFVLIDSPILTPAACEGTSTLFQTDYFGEKAYLSQSGQLYLEPAAAAHGKVYCFGPTFRAEKSKTRRHLMEFWMVEPEVAWMRFPELLDLAEEFVSELVARVLDRCQEELKRLERDTSKLEPATRRPYPRIDYADAIAKLQAKGFSVQFGDDFGGDEETALADESGKPVMITRYPAHIKAFYMEPDPQDPTRALAVDMIAPEGYGEIIGGSERISSYELLEQRIREHNLPREAFEWYLDIRRYGAFPHSGFGMGIERVVAWLCGLDHVRETIPYPRMLYRLYP, from the coding sequence ATGCAGGACGCGGAAATTCGACAGCTCCCCGAGCTGGTGGGACAAGAGGTGAGGGTTCGAGGGTGGCTTTTTAACAAGCGCTCTTCGGGCAAGCTGCAGTTCCTGATCGTGCGGGATGGCACGGGCTTCTTGCAGGCCGTGGTTTTCAAACCCGAGGTACCCCAAAAGGTTTGGGAGGACGCGGAAAAGCTCGGCCAGGAGTCCTCCCTTTGGGTGGTGGGAACGGTGCGGGAAGACAAACGGGCCCCCGGGGGCGTGGAGCTCACGGTGAAAGAGCTGGAGATTTACCAGCTTTGCCAGGATTACCCCATTACCCCCAAAGAACACGGGGTGGCCTTCCTCATGGACAACCGCCACCTCTGGCTGCGCTCCCGCCGCCAGCACGCGATCATGCGGGTGCGCAACGAGCTGTGCTTTGCCATCCGCGAGTTCTTCTACAAGCGCGGTTTCGTGCTGATTGACTCGCCCATCCTCACGCCGGCCGCCTGCGAGGGCACCTCCACGCTTTTTCAAACCGACTACTTTGGGGAAAAGGCCTACCTTTCACAGTCCGGGCAGCTTTACCTGGAACCGGCTGCTGCTGCCCACGGCAAGGTGTACTGCTTTGGTCCTACTTTCCGCGCCGAGAAATCCAAGACCCGCCGCCATCTCATGGAGTTTTGGATGGTGGAGCCGGAAGTGGCATGGATGCGCTTTCCCGAGCTTCTGGATTTGGCGGAGGAGTTCGTCTCGGAGCTGGTGGCGCGGGTTTTGGATCGCTGTCAGGAGGAGCTGAAGCGCCTGGAGCGGGATACCTCCAAGCTGGAACCGGCCACCCGCAGGCCCTACCCACGTATTGACTACGCCGACGCCATCGCCAAGCTGCAGGCCAAGGGGTTTTCCGTGCAGTTTGGAGATGATTTCGGCGGCGACGAGGAAACCGCCCTGGCCGATGAGTCGGGAAAGCCGGTGATGATCACCCGTTACCCCGCGCACATCAAGGCGTTTTACATGGAGCCGGACCCCCAGGACCCCACCCGTGCCCTGGCGGTGGACATGATTGCCCCCGAAGGCTACGGCGAAATCATCGGCGGCAGCGAGCGGATTTCCTCCTACGAGCTTTTGGAGCAGCGCATCCGCGAGCACAACCTGCCCCGGGAAGCCTTCGAATGGTACCTGGACATCCGCCGCTACGGGGCCTTCCCCCATTCCGGCTTTGGCATGGGCATCGAACGGGTAGTGGCGTGGCTTTGCGGCCTGGACCACGTGCGCGAAACCATCCCCTACCCCCGCATGCTCTACCGGCTGTATCCGTAG
- a CDS encoding proton-conducting transporter transmembrane domain-containing protein, with the protein MSEVLLALLGILLAGTVMVALPNRRLGLALFELAALFGLAVSIRYWIEGETLTLRWPWGLPFASLSLALDPLACFFLVLLFLLSALAAWYGYGYTQHQHETQKRQIWACFTGLVVAMGLVMLAANGVLFLLGWELMSLSAFFLVRSTGSEKSQAASWSFLVASHVSGAALVGFFFVVGQEASSLDFALLASQTLPETTKNLAFFLALLGFGLKAGLVPGHFWLPQAHPEAPSHGSALLSGLMIKLGIYGLLRTLPWLSMPAPWWAWVLLTLGGFSAFFAILQAHGQDDWKRALAYSSVENMGLASLGLGLWVWGTAADQREIAAMALFAVLIHLLSHALAKGSFFLLAGCLDHATGTRNPDLLGGLGRPLGTTATAAMLAATAMSGLPPSLAFFSEFLLLYAGVQAVLSGGTLSGTWVVGSVALTAGVAAFAFAKLYAATFLGEPRSEKSHSPHSLPSSMEAPTLLLALLAVILGLASPWLVKAFSPIVQAATSVSVEGVSASLFHLFSTLVLTAGAAMLVGIVATGALFLGLRRRAVLTATWGCGYLAPSPRMQYTSTASSQPLLRFLQPLVPADPPRPSRTLFPTARTLALSYRDPVVQSLATLRQTAWQLVPRIPLGKPGKVSLYVLFVALTLVALLFLEVFLW; encoded by the coding sequence GTGAGCGAGGTTCTCCTCGCGCTTTTGGGGATTCTGCTCGCCGGCACCGTGATGGTTGCGTTGCCCAATCGGCGCTTGGGCTTAGCTTTGTTCGAACTTGCGGCGCTTTTTGGCTTGGCGGTCAGCATCAGGTATTGGATCGAGGGAGAAACGCTCACCTTGCGGTGGCCCTGGGGCTTGCCGTTTGCCTCTTTGTCGCTGGCGCTTGACCCACTGGCTTGCTTTTTTCTCGTACTGCTTTTCCTCCTGAGTGCTTTAGCCGCTTGGTACGGCTATGGGTACACCCAACACCAGCACGAAACCCAAAAGCGCCAAATCTGGGCGTGCTTTACCGGGTTGGTGGTGGCCATGGGCCTGGTCATGCTGGCCGCCAACGGCGTGCTTTTCCTCCTGGGCTGGGAGCTGATGTCGCTTTCGGCGTTTTTCCTGGTGCGCAGCACCGGCAGCGAAAAGTCCCAAGCGGCCTCCTGGAGCTTTTTGGTGGCATCGCACGTGAGCGGCGCAGCGCTGGTGGGCTTTTTCTTTGTGGTGGGCCAGGAAGCCTCCAGCTTGGATTTTGCCCTGCTGGCCTCCCAAACCTTGCCCGAAACAACCAAGAATTTAGCGTTCTTCCTGGCGCTTTTGGGCTTTGGCTTAAAGGCTGGTCTGGTGCCCGGCCACTTTTGGCTCCCGCAAGCGCATCCAGAAGCCCCGTCTCACGGGTCGGCCTTGCTTTCTGGCCTCATGATTAAGCTCGGCATCTACGGTTTGCTGCGCACGCTCCCTTGGCTTTCAATGCCAGCCCCTTGGTGGGCCTGGGTACTGCTGACCTTAGGCGGTTTTTCGGCCTTCTTTGCCATCCTCCAAGCTCACGGCCAGGACGACTGGAAGCGGGCTTTGGCCTACTCCTCGGTGGAAAACATGGGCCTGGCCAGCTTGGGGTTGGGGCTTTGGGTGTGGGGAACGGCGGCGGACCAGCGCGAAATTGCCGCAATGGCACTTTTTGCCGTTTTGATCCACCTTCTCTCCCACGCCCTTGCCAAGGGCTCGTTCTTCCTGTTGGCCGGCTGCCTGGATCACGCCACAGGCACCCGTAACCCCGACCTGCTCGGAGGCCTGGGGCGACCGTTGGGGACGACAGCTACGGCAGCGATGCTTGCGGCTACGGCCATGAGCGGGTTGCCGCCAAGTTTGGCGTTTTTCAGCGAGTTCCTGTTGCTTTACGCCGGCGTCCAGGCGGTGTTGAGCGGTGGCACGCTTTCGGGCACGTGGGTGGTGGGCTCGGTGGCCCTCACCGCCGGAGTTGCCGCGTTTGCCTTTGCCAAGCTTTACGCCGCCACCTTTCTCGGTGAGCCGCGAAGCGAGAAGAGCCACAGCCCCCACAGCCTTCCCTCCAGCATGGAAGCGCCAACTTTGCTGCTTGCGTTGCTGGCGGTCATTCTTGGACTGGCCTCTCCCTGGCTGGTAAAGGCGTTTTCACCCATCGTGCAGGCTGCCACATCCGTTTCTGTGGAAGGAGTGAGCGCCTCGCTGTTTCACCTGTTTTCCACCTTGGTTTTGACGGCAGGGGCGGCCATGCTGGTGGGGATCGTAGCCACTGGGGCGTTGTTCTTGGGCCTCCGGCGCCGGGCCGTTTTGACCGCCACGTGGGGGTGCGGCTACCTGGCGCCCTCGCCGCGGATGCAGTACACCTCCACCGCCTCCAGCCAACCTTTGCTCCGCTTCTTGCAGCCTTTGGTCCCCGCCGATCCCCCTCGCCCCAGCCGCACGCTTTTCCCCACCGCCCGCACTTTGGCGCTGAGCTACCGGGATCCCGTGGTGCAAAGTTTGGCAACCTTACGGCAAACGGCTTGGCAGCTGGTGCCCCGCATCCCCCTGGGAAAACCCGGGAAGGTTTCGCTGTACGTGCTTTTTGTGGCGCTCACGCTGGTGGCGCTGCTTTTCCTGGAGGTCTTTCTGTGGTGA
- a CDS encoding carbonic anhydrase: MTNKPLPTWISEGFEGFYRRFVSGEDSSFREAVQHGQKPRAMVIACADSRVDPALLFSARPGELFVVRNVAALVPPPEEDSGHHGVSAALEFGIVTLQVPQVLVVGHGLCGGIRGFMAQKAPNASSYLGRWLELLRPLDEQFPELATADEKQVGRAAVRLSLQRLATFPFVAERLACGKLSVFGLYFELAPPTLELVETLP, translated from the coding sequence ATGACGAACAAGCCACTGCCAACTTGGATTAGTGAGGGGTTCGAGGGCTTCTATCGGCGCTTCGTGTCGGGAGAAGATTCGAGCTTCAGGGAAGCGGTCCAGCACGGGCAAAAGCCCAGGGCCATGGTGATTGCCTGCGCCGACTCGCGGGTGGATCCGGCTTTGCTCTTTTCCGCTCGCCCTGGTGAGCTCTTCGTGGTGCGGAACGTAGCCGCGCTGGTTCCGCCGCCGGAAGAGGATTCGGGTCATCACGGTGTTAGTGCCGCCCTGGAGTTCGGCATCGTGACCCTGCAAGTCCCCCAGGTGCTCGTGGTTGGCCACGGTCTTTGCGGCGGAATTCGCGGCTTCATGGCCCAAAAAGCGCCAAACGCAAGCTCATACCTTGGCCGATGGCTGGAGCTCTTGCGTCCGCTGGACGAGCAGTTCCCGGAGCTTGCCACAGCGGACGAAAAGCAGGTCGGTCGCGCCGCGGTGAGGTTGTCGCTCCAGCGCTTGGCAACGTTTCCGTTTGTGGCGGAAAGGCTAGCTTGCGGGAAGCTCTCGGTCTTCGGGCTTTACTTTGAGCTGGCACCCCCAACTCTTGAGCTGGTGGAAACACTTCCGTAA
- a CDS encoding archease, translating to MGAVRFRQLPHTADVRLAVYGQNEEELMRHLALGIGHLVLGRTPQGPPKSSHHFPLPQDDLAARLVRVGNEVVFWLFAKGQVTVDVRLEGQDAELHLRPLSPRSTPHFEIKAVTFHALRPQARGKGGLAAVLTLDL from the coding sequence ATGGGAGCCGTGCGGTTCCGGCAGTTACCTCACACCGCCGATGTGCGGCTGGCGGTTTACGGGCAAAACGAGGAAGAGCTCATGCGCCACCTGGCCTTGGGCATCGGCCACCTGGTGCTGGGGCGCACCCCTCAGGGACCACCCAAATCCTCCCACCATTTTCCCCTGCCCCAGGACGACTTAGCAGCGCGCCTTGTGCGGGTGGGCAACGAGGTGGTCTTCTGGCTCTTTGCCAAAGGGCAGGTTACTGTGGACGTGAGGCTGGAAGGCCAGGACGCGGAGCTGCACCTTCGCCCCTTGAGCCCCCGTTCCACCCCGCACTTCGAGATCAAAGCGGTAACCTTTCACGCGCTGCGGCCGCAGGCAAGAGGCAAAGGGGGGCTTGCAGCGGTTCTGACGCTGGACCTTTAG
- a CDS encoding bifunctional riboflavin kinase/FAD synthetase: protein MEVIRDPSPWTELPQGGVVSIGNFDGVHRGHQLLLTTAVARARQLGVPALGVTFWPHPEKVLRPDSGMKLLTTREQKLQLLAQTGLDVLVELTFTREFAATSADRFARGFLYDRLHPREVHLGFNFRFGQGREGDVAFLQAVGGELGFSVVGMPPVEDAKGPISSSRVRRVVAEGAVEEARELLGRYHFVDGKVSVGKRLGRRLGFPTLNLEPENELLPGKGVYVTATYIASFSRLFPGVTNVGVRPTLYENHRLMVETHLLDFTADVYREPVRLYFLKRLRDEQRFPDVLALTAQVRADIEQARAFFASGFAKELCLLP, encoded by the coding sequence ATGGAGGTCATCCGCGATCCCTCGCCGTGGACCGAGCTTCCCCAGGGCGGGGTGGTGAGCATCGGCAACTTCGATGGTGTGCACCGCGGCCACCAGTTGCTCCTGACCACCGCGGTGGCCCGCGCTAGGCAGTTGGGTGTCCCGGCTCTAGGCGTGACCTTTTGGCCCCATCCGGAAAAGGTGCTGCGCCCGGATTCCGGCATGAAGCTTTTGACCACCCGGGAGCAAAAACTACAGCTTCTCGCGCAAACCGGCCTTGATGTGCTGGTGGAGCTCACGTTCACCAGGGAGTTTGCCGCCACCTCCGCGGATCGCTTTGCGCGTGGTTTCCTTTATGACCGCCTTCACCCCCGGGAGGTCCACCTGGGCTTTAACTTCCGGTTTGGCCAGGGACGGGAAGGGGATGTGGCGTTTCTGCAAGCGGTGGGTGGAGAGTTGGGCTTTTCTGTGGTGGGGATGCCGCCGGTGGAGGATGCCAAGGGCCCCATTTCCTCTTCGCGGGTGCGCCGGGTGGTGGCGGAAGGGGCGGTGGAGGAAGCCAGGGAGCTTTTGGGGCGCTACCACTTTGTGGATGGCAAGGTCTCGGTGGGCAAGAGGCTAGGACGCAGGCTTGGGTTCCCCACCTTGAATTTGGAGCCGGAAAACGAGCTTTTGCCGGGCAAAGGGGTGTACGTCACCGCCACCTACATTGCCTCTTTTTCCCGCCTTTTCCCCGGGGTTACCAACGTGGGGGTGCGGCCCACGCTTTACGAAAACCACAGATTGATGGTTGAAACGCACCTTTTGGATTTCACCGCCGACGTTTACCGTGAACCGGTGCGGCTTTATTTTCTCAAAAGGCTTCGGGATGAGCAGCGTTTTCCCGATGTTCTGGCGTTGACCGCCCAGGTTCGTGCCGATATTGAACAGGCCCGTGCTTTTTTTGCTTCCGGTTTTGCCAAGGAGCTTTGCCTTTTGCCATGA
- a CDS encoding PTS sugar transporter subunit IIA, protein MELKVRDVAKLLGVSEKTIYRWLAERKIPAYRLHDQYRFSKAEVLEWAQAQRLTVAPEALGEASPAQEVSLAQALQQGGILYRLQGHEKTAVLRELVAAMPLPPGLDREFLYQVLVAREALASTSIGDGIALPHPRTPILAAGAPPQVTLAFLQNPVDFGALDGKPVFALFAILAPSSATHLKLLAKLAFALKQDAFRSLIQAAAGRQEILAQAAEIDATLRSRQGGAA, encoded by the coding sequence ATGGAGCTCAAAGTTCGGGATGTGGCCAAGCTTTTGGGGGTCTCCGAAAAGACCATTTACCGTTGGCTTGCCGAGCGCAAAATCCCCGCCTACCGCCTCCATGACCAGTACCGCTTTTCCAAAGCCGAAGTTTTAGAGTGGGCGCAGGCCCAGCGGCTCACGGTCGCTCCGGAAGCGCTTGGTGAGGCTTCTCCCGCCCAGGAAGTATCGCTGGCGCAAGCGCTGCAACAGGGCGGAATCCTCTACCGCTTGCAGGGGCACGAAAAAACCGCAGTGCTCCGGGAGCTGGTGGCGGCCATGCCGCTTCCCCCAGGGCTTGACCGGGAGTTCCTGTACCAGGTTCTGGTAGCCCGGGAAGCTCTGGCTTCCACCAGCATTGGCGACGGCATTGCCCTACCTCACCCGCGAACGCCAATCCTGGCGGCGGGAGCGCCGCCCCAGGTGACGCTGGCCTTCCTACAAAACCCCGTGGATTTTGGGGCCTTGGACGGCAAACCCGTGTTTGCGCTTTTTGCCATCTTGGCGCCATCCTCGGCCACACACCTGAAGCTCTTGGCAAAGCTTGCCTTCGCCCTCAAGCAGGACGCCTTCCGGTCGCTCATTCAGGCGGCCGCCGGCAGGCAGGAAATCCTCGCGCAAGCGGCAGAAATTGACGCCACCTTGCGGTCCCGCCAAGGGGGTGCAGCGTGA